The Saprospiraceae bacterium genome includes a window with the following:
- a CDS encoding LytTR family transcriptional regulator DNA-binding domain-containing protein encodes MNSVQDGNFSYGDSLLKMEIEHLRLELIRVQSILSELSKQPDNQHVMIYDAGEYRRILINEIIQVQSNSNYSIFNLDDGSKILTSKTLKYWETTLNHPDLVRIHNSSLINRNKIKLIDVENSEIILTGNITSRYSRMSKSELLNKLTR; translated from the coding sequence ATGAACTCAGTCCAGGATGGCAATTTTTCATACGGTGACTCTTTGCTGAAAATGGAAATAGAACATCTTCGGCTTGAGCTAATCAGAGTCCAATCAATATTGTCTGAATTATCAAAGCAACCGGATAATCAGCATGTCATGATTTATGATGCAGGAGAATACCGGCGTATTTTAATAAATGAAATAATCCAGGTTCAGTCTAATAGTAATTACTCTATTTTTAATCTGGATGATGGAAGCAAAATTTTGACTTCAAAAACGCTGAAATATTGGGAAACAACATTAAATCACCCTGATCTTGTCAGGATTCATAACTCAAGTTTGATCAACAGAAATAAAATCAAGTTAATAGACGTGGAAAATTCAGAAATTATCCTGACAGGTAATATTACTTCCAGATATTCCAGAATGTCGAAATCTGAATTATTAAACAAATTGACCAGATAA